A window of the Paraburkholderia sp. ZP32-5 genome harbors these coding sequences:
- the aepX gene encoding phosphoenolpyruvate mutase, whose amino-acid sequence MNAREPAFVSTSRSARLRQMLVSNELEFMMEAHNGLSARIVREAGFKAIWGSGLAISAQFGVRDNNEASWTQVVDTLEFMADASDLPILLDGDTGYGNFNNVRRLVRKLEQRGIAGVCIEDKQFPKTNSFINGEAQPLADIDEFCGKIKAGKDSQTDEHFSIVARVEALIAGWGMEEALRRAEAYRRAGADAILIHSKLSRPDEILEFAREWAGRGPLVIVPTKYYSTPTEVFREAGISTVIWANHLIRAATSAMQAVAKEIHTSETLVNVEDSIAAVNEIFRLQDADEYSEAEDRYLSSGRAAGSAVVLAASRGKGLEAVTEDRPKVMLPIAGKPLLRWLVDAFKKQGVNDITVVGGYRADAIDTAGIRLVVNEQHAQTGELASLACAVDKLAGDTVISYGDLLFRSYILRDLVESEAAFSVVVDSSLTDAENASVRDFAWCSAADDRGLFGSKVVLRHVASGPDAAAALGAQTPHGRWMGLLNVRGEGRERLQAVMRELQARSDFASLDMPTLLNALIEAGESIEVQYVHGHWRGVNDLDDFRRAGDFAHAQAPFASAVGDGTTAAKHNAASGGAQ is encoded by the coding sequence ATGAACGCCCGCGAACCCGCTTTCGTTTCCACATCCCGTAGCGCACGTCTGCGCCAGATGCTCGTCAGTAACGAACTCGAATTCATGATGGAGGCCCATAACGGCCTGTCCGCGCGAATCGTTCGCGAAGCCGGCTTTAAAGCGATCTGGGGATCGGGTCTGGCGATTTCCGCGCAATTCGGCGTGCGCGACAACAACGAAGCCAGTTGGACCCAGGTCGTCGATACGCTCGAATTCATGGCCGACGCGAGCGATCTGCCGATCCTGCTCGACGGCGACACCGGCTATGGCAACTTCAACAACGTGCGCCGTCTGGTTCGCAAGCTCGAGCAACGCGGCATCGCCGGCGTGTGTATCGAGGACAAGCAGTTTCCGAAGACCAACAGCTTCATCAACGGCGAAGCGCAGCCGCTCGCCGATATCGACGAATTCTGCGGCAAGATCAAGGCCGGCAAGGACTCGCAAACCGACGAGCATTTCTCGATCGTCGCGCGCGTCGAGGCACTGATCGCCGGCTGGGGCATGGAAGAGGCGCTGCGCCGCGCCGAAGCGTATCGCCGGGCCGGCGCGGACGCGATCCTGATCCACAGCAAGCTGTCGCGTCCCGACGAAATCCTCGAATTCGCGCGCGAATGGGCCGGCCGCGGGCCGCTCGTGATCGTGCCGACCAAGTACTACAGCACGCCGACCGAAGTATTCCGCGAAGCGGGCATCAGCACGGTGATCTGGGCGAACCATCTGATTCGCGCGGCGACTTCGGCGATGCAGGCCGTGGCGAAGGAAATCCACACGAGCGAAACGCTCGTCAACGTCGAAGACAGCATTGCCGCGGTCAACGAGATTTTCCGTTTGCAGGACGCCGACGAATACTCGGAAGCGGAAGACCGCTATCTGTCGAGCGGCCGCGCGGCCGGCTCGGCGGTCGTGCTGGCCGCGAGCCGCGGCAAGGGCCTCGAAGCGGTCACTGAAGACCGTCCGAAGGTGATGCTGCCGATCGCCGGCAAGCCGCTGTTGCGCTGGCTCGTCGATGCGTTCAAGAAGCAGGGCGTCAACGACATCACCGTGGTCGGCGGCTATCGCGCCGATGCGATCGATACGGCGGGGATCCGCCTCGTCGTCAACGAACAGCATGCGCAAACCGGCGAGCTTGCATCGCTTGCGTGCGCCGTCGACAAGCTCGCCGGCGACACCGTGATCTCGTACGGCGATCTGCTGTTCCGCAGCTATATCCTGCGCGATCTGGTGGAAAGCGAGGCGGCGTTCAGCGTCGTCGTCGATTCGTCGCTGACCGATGCGGAAAACGCTAGCGTGCGCGATTTCGCGTGGTGCTCGGCCGCTGACGATCGCGGACTGTTCGGCAGCAAGGTGGTGCTGCGTCATGTCGCGAGCGGGCCCGATGCAGCGGCGGCACTTGGCGCGCAGACGCCGCACGGCCGCTGGATGGGTCTGTTGAACGTGCGCGGTGAAGGCCGCGAGCGCTTGCAGGCAGTGATGCGCGAACTGCAGGCACGTAGCGATTTCGCGTCGCTCGATATGCCGACGCTGCTCAATGCGCTGATCGAAGCGGGCGAGTCGATCGAAGTGCAGTACGTGCATGGCCACTGGCGCGGTGTCAACGATCTCGACGATTTCCGCCGCGCGGGTGACTTCGCGCATGCGCAGGCACCGTTCGCGAGCGCGGTCGGCGATGGGACCACCGCGGCGAAGCACAACGCGGCAAGCGGAGGCGCGCAATGA
- a CDS encoding peptidoglycan D,D-transpeptidase FtsI family protein encodes MIRQKKPQSHDPYAPAAKNPLLVARLPAWRSKFVVLLMFGAFGALAARAFWVQVVNQDFYVDQGQKRYQRTLELDAMRGRIVDRHGSMLAVSLATYEIWATPKLIDEAAFTPLAKLLDLPLAELRRRLNGERSFVLLKRQVDAGTAAHLARLGLAGITQIADSKRFYPEGESAAHVVGFTDIEDNGQEGVELAANERLQGVPGQREVIRDRLGRVVSETRPLVPARNGDTIHLTIDRRIQQLAYAQLKAAVAQHRAEAGSVVVLDARNGEILALANYPSFDPNDRARLSGRQLRNRAVIDTFEPGSTIKPLVVALSLDEGKVRPQTIIDTAPGWYRIGPAVIHDTSNHGAMSVAEAVQKSSNIALAKLALNLPAETIWTKYQQYGLGTKPELTFPGVAAGKVRPYQRWRPIEQATMAYGYGLSVSLLQIAQVYTAYAGDGAMQRVSLLRDPHDSLDAPVGATSADRSRQVTTPATARAIRNMLEMAIGVGGTGRAAAVQGYRVGGKTGTARKQIGATYAKNRYRALFVGMAPMSDPRLIVAVMIDDPAGKAFYGGTVAGPVFSGVMGGSLQLLGVPPDAAGV; translated from the coding sequence ATGATCCGCCAGAAGAAACCGCAGTCGCACGATCCCTACGCTCCCGCCGCAAAGAACCCGCTGCTCGTCGCGCGCCTGCCCGCGTGGCGCTCGAAGTTCGTCGTGTTGCTGATGTTCGGTGCGTTCGGCGCGCTCGCGGCCCGCGCGTTCTGGGTGCAGGTCGTGAACCAGGATTTCTACGTCGACCAGGGGCAGAAGCGCTATCAGCGCACACTCGAACTGGATGCGATGCGTGGCCGCATCGTCGATCGTCATGGTTCGATGCTCGCGGTCAGCCTCGCGACTTACGAGATCTGGGCGACGCCGAAGCTGATCGACGAAGCCGCATTCACACCGCTCGCAAAGCTGCTCGATCTGCCGCTCGCAGAACTGCGCAGACGCTTGAACGGCGAGCGCAGCTTCGTGCTGCTCAAGCGTCAGGTCGATGCCGGGACCGCCGCGCATCTGGCGCGCCTCGGCCTCGCCGGCATCACGCAGATCGCCGATTCCAAACGCTTTTATCCGGAGGGCGAATCGGCCGCGCACGTGGTCGGCTTCACCGATATCGAGGACAACGGCCAGGAAGGCGTCGAACTCGCGGCCAACGAGCGCCTGCAAGGCGTGCCCGGCCAACGTGAAGTGATTCGCGACCGGCTCGGCCGCGTCGTCTCGGAGACGCGGCCGCTCGTACCCGCGCGCAACGGCGACACGATTCACCTGACGATCGACCGGCGCATCCAGCAGCTCGCGTACGCGCAACTGAAGGCCGCCGTCGCGCAGCATCGCGCCGAAGCGGGCAGCGTGGTCGTGCTCGATGCGCGCAACGGCGAGATTCTCGCGCTCGCCAACTATCCGAGCTTCGATCCGAACGACCGCGCGCGGCTCAGCGGCCGGCAATTGCGCAACCGCGCGGTGATCGATACGTTCGAACCGGGTTCGACGATCAAGCCGCTCGTCGTCGCGCTGTCGCTCGATGAAGGCAAGGTGCGGCCGCAGACCATCATCGATACCGCGCCGGGCTGGTACCGGATCGGCCCGGCCGTGATTCACGACACGTCGAATCACGGCGCGATGAGCGTCGCCGAGGCGGTGCAGAAGTCGAGCAATATCGCGCTCGCGAAGCTCGCGCTGAACCTGCCGGCCGAGACGATCTGGACCAAGTATCAGCAGTACGGGCTGGGCACGAAGCCCGAGCTGACGTTTCCGGGCGTGGCCGCGGGCAAGGTGCGGCCGTATCAACGCTGGCGTCCGATCGAACAGGCAACGATGGCATATGGCTACGGCTTGTCGGTGTCGCTGCTGCAGATCGCGCAGGTCTACACCGCGTATGCGGGCGACGGCGCGATGCAGCGCGTGAGCCTGTTGCGCGATCCGCACGATTCTCTCGATGCGCCCGTCGGCGCGACCTCCGCGGATCGCAGCCGGCAGGTCACGACGCCCGCGACCGCGCGCGCGATCCGCAACATGCTGGAAATGGCCATCGGCGTGGGCGGCACCGGGCGGGCGGCGGCGGTGCAAGGCTATCGCGTCGGCGGCAAGACCGGCACCGCGCGCAAGCAGATCGGCGCAACCTATGCGAAGAACCGCTATCGCGCGCTTTTCGTCGGCATGGCGCCGATGAGCGACCCGCGCCTGATCGTCGCCGTGATGATCGACGATCCGGCCGGCAAGGCGTTCTATGGCGGCACGGTGGCGGGGCCGGTGTTCAGCGGCGTGATGGGGGGCTCGCTGCAACTGCTTGGCGTGCCGCCGGATGCGGCGGGGGTTTGA
- a CDS encoding LysE family translocator, which yields MSITAWLFFLPACFAINLAPGPNNLLSINVAARHGFAKAFIGGSGRLLAFAMMLALAATGLAVVLHASEWIFLAIKLAGAAYLIWLAIQLWRSDAPAIDTSQPQDAALTRIARQEFFVAAGNPKAILVFTAFLPQFVDVTQPILPQFAALGASFLVLEWVAIALYSWAGMYLGKWLVRAKIRRWFNRCCGGFLAAIGVSFLLVRRG from the coding sequence ATGTCCATTACCGCTTGGCTGTTCTTCCTGCCCGCCTGCTTCGCGATCAATCTCGCCCCTGGGCCCAATAATCTGCTGTCCATCAACGTGGCCGCGCGTCACGGTTTCGCGAAAGCATTCATCGGCGGCAGCGGCCGGCTGCTTGCATTCGCGATGATGCTCGCGCTCGCCGCGACCGGTCTCGCCGTCGTCCTGCATGCGTCGGAATGGATCTTTCTGGCGATCAAGCTGGCCGGCGCGGCCTACCTGATCTGGCTTGCGATCCAGTTGTGGCGCAGCGACGCGCCGGCCATCGATACGTCGCAACCGCAAGACGCCGCGCTCACGCGGATTGCGCGTCAGGAATTTTTCGTGGCGGCCGGCAATCCGAAGGCGATTCTGGTTTTCACCGCATTCCTGCCGCAATTCGTCGATGTCACGCAGCCGATCCTGCCGCAATTCGCCGCGCTCGGTGCGAGCTTTCTGGTACTCGAATGGGTCGCGATTGCACTGTACTCATGGGCCGGCATGTATCTCGGCAAATGGCTCGTGCGCGCGAAGATCCGCCGCTGGTTCAATCGTTGCTGCGGCGGTTTTCTGGCGGCGATCGGCGTGAGTTTTCTGCTGGTTCGGCGCGGATGA
- a CDS encoding IMPACT family protein, producing the protein MAGTAPFARLYRLTFPPLPTYTLPAPLTAELEIRKSRFIAHAIPVADRDAAMAELQHLREQHPSATHVCWALLAGGQSGMSDDGEPSGTAGRPILEVLRHHDLDGVLAAVVRYYGGVKLGAGGLVRAYTDAIASALLDAPRVERIAQVSLGVEVSYADEAKVRRWMDAEAYALVDSAYGMLVKMTMRVPINAVDDAKRALIDMTQGKAGFF; encoded by the coding sequence ATGGCGGGCACGGCGCCATTTGCGCGCCTTTATCGACTGACGTTTCCGCCTTTGCCCACCTATACCTTGCCCGCGCCGCTCACCGCGGAACTCGAGATTCGCAAGAGCCGCTTCATCGCGCACGCGATACCGGTTGCCGATCGCGACGCCGCGATGGCCGAATTGCAGCATCTGCGCGAACAACATCCGTCCGCGACGCATGTGTGCTGGGCGCTGCTCGCGGGCGGCCAGTCCGGCATGTCCGATGACGGCGAGCCCTCCGGCACCGCGGGCCGGCCGATTCTCGAAGTGCTGCGGCATCACGATCTGGACGGCGTACTGGCCGCCGTCGTGCGTTATTACGGCGGCGTGAAACTCGGAGCGGGCGGTCTCGTGCGCGCGTACACCGACGCGATCGCATCAGCGCTGCTCGACGCGCCGCGAGTCGAGCGGATCGCCCAGGTTTCGCTAGGCGTCGAAGTGAGCTATGCCGACGAAGCCAAAGTACGTAGATGGATGGATGCCGAAGCCTATGCACTCGTGGACAGCGCGTACGGCATGCTGGTGAAGATGACGATGCGCGTGCCCATCAATGCGGTTGACGACGCAAAACGGGCACTCATCGACATGACGCAGGGAAAGGCCGGTTTCTTCTGA
- a CDS encoding GGDEF domain-containing protein, whose amino-acid sequence MTNLAQTPLSERLRSLVDTVQHNERTLRRFQDVELRLIGAQDFASFLDTLFRHLPQEFSLASVTLWLDDRAPMLLELLEPNALDALDLPNLKTSREAGFAAQALCGDGRPWLGRPHEVADDALRVLFGDAPAQGPLRGPATEPASAILLPLAAGTSVSGYLCLGSDDPARFGAGMATDILERFASIVTASLDNVAHRERLKQLGMTDSLTGLANRRYFDERLREEVMRAVRYRVPVACLFIDIDGFKRINDTYGHPTGDRVLAAVAACVRQQVRLGDTVARYGGEEFAALLQGDRADALTVAERVRLAVERLDVTDDHGTHIALSVSIGVAARVVNCAPAEAMSLGQTMMQEADRAMYQAKRNGRNRIETIVEAGGEPAVR is encoded by the coding sequence GTGACGAATCTCGCCCAAACGCCGCTTTCCGAGCGCCTTCGTTCGCTCGTCGATACCGTGCAGCACAACGAGCGCACGCTGCGCCGCTTCCAGGACGTCGAGTTGCGCTTGATCGGCGCGCAGGATTTCGCATCGTTTCTCGACACGCTGTTTCGCCATCTGCCGCAGGAGTTTTCTCTCGCGAGCGTGACGCTGTGGCTCGACGACCGCGCGCCGATGCTGCTGGAGCTGCTCGAGCCGAATGCGCTGGACGCGCTCGATCTGCCGAATCTGAAGACGTCGCGCGAGGCGGGTTTCGCCGCGCAGGCGTTGTGCGGTGACGGCCGCCCTTGGCTTGGCAGACCTCACGAGGTCGCTGACGACGCGCTTCGTGTGTTGTTCGGCGATGCGCCGGCTCAGGGGCCGCTTCGGGGGCCGGCGACGGAGCCGGCGAGCGCGATCCTGTTGCCGCTTGCCGCGGGCACCAGCGTCAGCGGTTATCTGTGCCTGGGCAGCGATGATCCCGCGCGTTTCGGCGCGGGCATGGCCACCGATATTCTGGAGCGCTTCGCGAGCATCGTGACGGCGAGTCTCGACAACGTCGCGCATCGCGAGCGGCTCAAGCAGCTCGGCATGACCGATTCGCTGACCGGCCTCGCCAATCGCCGCTACTTCGATGAACGGCTGCGCGAAGAGGTGATGCGCGCGGTGCGTTATCGCGTGCCGGTTGCGTGTCTTTTTATCGATATCGACGGTTTCAAGCGCATCAACGATACCTACGGTCATCCGACCGGAGACCGCGTGCTCGCCGCGGTGGCGGCCTGCGTGCGGCAGCAGGTGCGGCTCGGCGATACGGTCGCGCGTTACGGCGGCGAGGAGTTCGCCGCGCTGCTGCAAGGCGATCGCGCGGACGCGCTGACCGTGGCGGAGCGGGTGCGGCTCGCGGTCGAGCGACTCGATGTAACGGACGATCACGGCACGCACATTGCGCTGAGCGTGTCGATTGGGGTGGCGGCGCGGGTGGTCAACTGCGCGCCGGCCGAGGCGATGTCGCTTGGGCAGACGATGATGCAGGAGGCCGATCGCGCGATGTATCAGGCCAAGCGCAACGGACGCAATCGTATCGAGACCATCGTGGAGGCGGGTGGGGAGCCGGCGGTGCGCTAA
- a CDS encoding methyl-accepting chemotaxis protein: MTLNRKLASMIAILWVGLILIGSFGAWQNRASMIADRRDQLRSLIDQANHVVARYYQLAQQHTLSEDEAKKQALADIAAMRYGTDGYISVNDSQPAMVMHPINQSLLGKNLAQFTDPAGNHLFVDIVNAGNHEGGGFVDYLWAKPGSEKPVAKTSYAAHFTPWDWYLVTGVYMDDVQSAFYRNLLSWLAITVTLGALATVVMLLVLRSIRRSLGGELEVAVEHAQLMAQGNLAARVPVAPHDTGSLLHALHTMQAGLVDTVSRVRQGTENINVGANEIAAGNTDLSQRTEEQAAALVETASSMDQMTVNVKQNADSAAQAASLASEAAGVATRGSLVVEDVVRTMGEITASSRQIGDIIGVIDGIAFQTNILALNAAVEAARAGEQGRGFAVVASEVRSLAQRSATAAKEIKALIETSTHTVETGASQVANAGATMGEIVQSVRRVNEILEEISHASREQSAGIEQVNRAVGEMDQVTQQNAALVEEAAAAAHSLKDQVGVLREAIGSFALPA; the protein is encoded by the coding sequence ATGACTCTGAACCGAAAACTGGCTTCGATGATTGCCATCCTGTGGGTCGGCCTGATCCTGATCGGCAGCTTTGGCGCGTGGCAGAACCGCGCGTCGATGATCGCCGACCGGCGCGACCAGCTACGCTCGCTGATCGATCAGGCTAATCATGTCGTTGCCCGTTATTACCAGCTCGCGCAGCAGCACACGCTGTCCGAGGACGAAGCCAAAAAGCAGGCGCTCGCGGACATTGCGGCGATGCGCTACGGCACCGACGGCTATATCTCCGTCAACGATTCGCAGCCGGCCATGGTGATGCATCCGATCAACCAGAGTCTGCTCGGCAAGAATCTCGCGCAGTTCACCGATCCGGCGGGCAACCATCTGTTCGTCGATATCGTCAACGCGGGCAATCACGAAGGCGGCGGCTTCGTCGATTATCTGTGGGCCAAGCCGGGCAGCGAGAAGCCTGTCGCGAAGACCAGCTACGCGGCGCACTTCACGCCATGGGACTGGTATCTGGTGACCGGTGTGTATATGGACGACGTGCAAAGCGCGTTCTATCGCAACCTGCTGAGCTGGCTCGCCATCACCGTGACGCTCGGCGCGCTCGCGACGGTCGTGATGCTGCTGGTGCTGCGCAGCATCCGCCGCTCGCTCGGCGGCGAACTCGAAGTCGCCGTCGAACACGCGCAACTGATGGCGCAAGGCAATCTGGCGGCGCGCGTGCCGGTCGCGCCGCACGACACCGGTAGCCTGCTGCATGCGCTGCACACGATGCAGGCGGGCCTCGTCGATACGGTGTCGCGCGTGCGTCAGGGCACCGAGAACATCAACGTCGGCGCGAACGAAATCGCCGCCGGCAACACGGATCTGTCGCAGCGCACCGAGGAGCAGGCGGCCGCGCTGGTCGAAACGGCGTCGAGCATGGACCAGATGACGGTCAACGTGAAGCAGAACGCGGACAGCGCCGCGCAGGCCGCGAGCCTCGCAAGCGAAGCTGCCGGTGTCGCCACGCGCGGCAGCCTCGTCGTCGAGGACGTGGTGCGCACGATGGGCGAGATCACCGCGAGCTCGCGGCAGATCGGCGACATCATCGGCGTGATCGACGGCATCGCGTTCCAGACCAATATCCTCGCGCTCAACGCGGCCGTCGAAGCGGCCCGCGCGGGCGAACAGGGACGCGGCTTCGCGGTGGTCGCCTCCGAAGTGCGCAGCCTCGCGCAGCGCTCGGCGACGGCCGCGAAGGAAATCAAGGCGCTGATCGAAACCTCGACCCACACCGTCGAAACCGGCGCATCGCAGGTCGCGAACGCGGGCGCGACGATGGGCGAGATCGTGCAGTCGGTGCGGCGCGTCAACGAAATCCTCGAGGAGATCAGCCACGCGTCGCGCGAACAGAGCGCGGGCATCGAGCAGGTCAATCGCGCGGTCGGCGAAATGGATCAGGTGACGCAGCAGAATGCGGCGCTCGTCGAAGAGGCCGCGGCGGCCGCGCATTCGCTGAAGGATCAGGTTGGTGTGCTGCGTGAGGCGATTGGGAGTTTTGCGTTGCCGGCTTGA
- a CDS encoding LysE family translocator has translation MLDLSTLGTFVAVVLGLFLIPGPAVLLVLTRTMHGGRKVGILTGLGIATGDFVHTLGAAVGLSALLMTSALAFNAVKFVGAAYLVYLGIRALREKQASAHLPAVAPVSGSKAFFQAIPAEVLNPKTALFFLAFLPQFVRPEHGSTFLQFVTLGLIFVGMSALYTTLIVLTMRPLGRLVKRLTWLTRWQNKIIGVLFISLGLRVAVQTR, from the coding sequence ATGCTTGACCTATCCACGTTGGGGACTTTCGTTGCCGTTGTGCTCGGCCTGTTTCTGATTCCGGGACCGGCCGTGCTGCTGGTGCTGACGCGTACCATGCACGGCGGCCGCAAGGTCGGCATTCTGACCGGCCTCGGTATCGCGACGGGCGATTTCGTGCACACACTGGGCGCCGCGGTCGGGCTTTCCGCGTTGTTGATGACTTCCGCGCTGGCCTTTAATGCGGTGAAATTCGTCGGCGCCGCCTATCTCGTCTATCTGGGCATTCGCGCGTTGCGCGAGAAGCAGGCGAGCGCGCATTTGCCGGCGGTCGCGCCGGTGTCGGGTTCGAAGGCGTTTTTTCAGGCGATTCCCGCTGAAGTACTGAATCCGAAGACCGCGCTGTTTTTCCTCGCGTTTCTGCCGCAATTCGTGCGTCCCGAGCATGGCTCGACGTTTCTGCAATTCGTGACGCTGGGGCTGATTTTCGTCGGCATGAGCGCGCTCTATACGACGCTGATCGTGCTGACCATGCGTCCGTTGGGCAGACTCGTAAAGCGCTTGACGTGGCTGACTCGCTGGCAGAACAAGATAATCGGCGTGCTGTTCATTTCGCTCGGCTTGCGCGTGGCGGTGCAAACGCGCTGA
- a CDS encoding DUF2866 domain-containing protein, producing the protein MVEQKVVEHLRAMPGHEWTRQIHSCKVSDPLQPPWGRSYRLVEWTMKHAPESSRRVVPAESTPLEIAQAVVSHVPGRRFCQPGD; encoded by the coding sequence ATGGTTGAACAGAAGGTAGTCGAACACCTGCGTGCGATGCCCGGCCATGAATGGACTCGCCAGATTCACTCCTGCAAGGTTTCCGATCCGTTGCAACCGCCCTGGGGCCGCTCTTACCGGCTCGTCGAATGGACGATGAAACACGCACCCGAATCGAGCCGCCGCGTCGTTCCCGCCGAAAGTACTCCCCTCGAAATTGCTCAAGCCGTGGTGTCCCACGTGCCAGGTCGACGCTTCTGCCAGCCGGGCGACTGA
- a CDS encoding 2-hydroxychromene-2-carboxylate isomerase, with the protein MNSATRAIEFWFDFGSNYSYLSMMRIEALAAARHVQVLWRPFLLGPVFRQMGFENSPFVLQKEKGAYVWKDMERQCRKYGLALTRPSVFPRAALLAMRVAVLGANEQWMAAYCRKIMQLNFVDDRDIGSIDVVSEALDALGLPAQRLIAEAQSDANKLRLREQTESAINKGIFGAPTFFVGDEMFWGNDRLEDALDYCDSMTPRG; encoded by the coding sequence ATGAATAGCGCTACGCGCGCGATCGAGTTCTGGTTCGACTTCGGCAGCAACTACAGCTATCTGAGCATGATGCGTATCGAGGCGCTGGCGGCGGCGCGGCACGTGCAGGTTCTGTGGCGTCCTTTTCTGCTTGGCCCGGTGTTTCGTCAGATGGGTTTCGAGAACTCGCCGTTCGTATTGCAGAAAGAGAAGGGTGCGTATGTATGGAAGGATATGGAGCGGCAATGCCGCAAATACGGTCTTGCACTGACGCGTCCCAGCGTATTTCCGCGCGCGGCGCTTCTCGCGATGCGCGTCGCGGTGCTCGGTGCGAACGAGCAATGGATGGCTGCTTATTGCCGCAAGATCATGCAACTGAATTTTGTCGATGACCGCGACATCGGCTCAATCGATGTCGTGAGTGAAGCGCTCGATGCTCTCGGTTTGCCCGCACAACGTCTGATTGCCGAAGCGCAAAGCGACGCCAATAAGCTGCGCCTGCGCGAGCAGACCGAATCGGCCATAAATAAAGGCATATTCGGAGCGCCGACATTTTTTGTCGGCGACGAAATGTTCTGGGGGAATGACAGACTGGAAGATGCGCTTGACTACTGCGATTCGATGACGCCGCGTGGCTAG
- the aepY gene encoding phosphonopyruvate decarboxylase, whose translation MIEAAQFVEAARERGFDWYAGVPCSYLTPFINYVLQDESLHYVSAANEGDAVALIAGVTLGAKNGRRGITMMQNSGLGNAVSPLTSLTWTFRLPQLLIVTWRGQPGVADEPQHALMGPITPAMLDTMEIPWETFPTEADAIGPALDRAIKHMDATGRPYALVMQKGSVAPYELKDGGAPAQRAHVAPRAQFHGVAATELATRHDALQKVIAHTPLDSTVVLASTGFCGRELYAIDDRANQLYMVGSMGCVTPFALGLALARPDLKVVALDGDGAALMRMGVFATLGAYGPANLTHVLLDNGAHDSTGGQATVSSQVSFAGVAAACGYASAVESDDPAVIDELFTAPPLDGPRFARLTIRRGTPDGLPRPTITPPDVKTRLMRHIGAA comes from the coding sequence ATGATCGAAGCCGCGCAATTCGTCGAAGCGGCGCGCGAGCGCGGTTTCGACTGGTACGCGGGCGTGCCGTGTTCGTATCTGACGCCGTTCATCAACTATGTGCTGCAGGACGAATCGCTGCACTACGTATCGGCGGCCAACGAGGGCGACGCGGTCGCGCTGATCGCGGGCGTCACGCTCGGCGCGAAGAACGGCCGGCGCGGCATCACGATGATGCAGAACTCGGGGCTCGGCAACGCGGTGAGTCCGTTGACGTCGCTCACGTGGACGTTCCGTCTGCCGCAACTGCTGATCGTCACATGGCGCGGTCAGCCGGGCGTCGCGGATGAGCCGCAGCATGCGCTGATGGGGCCGATCACGCCGGCGATGCTCGATACGATGGAAATTCCGTGGGAGACCTTCCCGACCGAGGCCGACGCGATCGGCCCGGCGCTCGATCGCGCGATCAAGCATATGGATGCGACCGGCCGGCCGTACGCGCTGGTGATGCAGAAGGGCAGCGTCGCGCCGTATGAGTTGAAGGACGGCGGCGCGCCCGCTCAACGCGCGCACGTTGCGCCGCGCGCGCAATTCCACGGCGTGGCGGCGACCGAACTGGCGACGCGCCACGACGCGCTGCAAAAGGTGATCGCGCATACGCCGCTCGATTCGACAGTGGTGCTTGCATCGACCGGCTTCTGCGGCCGCGAACTCTACGCGATCGACGATCGCGCGAACCAGCTGTACATGGTCGGCTCGATGGGCTGCGTGACGCCGTTCGCACTGGGTCTCGCGCTCGCGCGTCCGGATCTGAAGGTCGTTGCGCTCGATGGCGACGGCGCCGCGCTGATGCGCATGGGCGTATTCGCGACGCTCGGCGCATACGGTCCGGCGAACCTCACGCACGTACTGCTCGATAACGGCGCGCACGATTCCACCGGCGGCCAGGCGACGGTGTCGTCGCAGGTGTCGTTCGCGGGCGTCGCGGCCGCGTGCGGTTATGCGTCGGCGGTGGAGAGCGACGACCCGGCCGTCATCGACGAGCTGTTCACCGCGCCGCCGCTCGACGGCCCGCGCTTCGCGCGCCTGACGATCCGCCGCGGCACGCCTGATGGCCTGCCGCGCCCGACCATCACGCCGCCCGATGTGAAGACGCGCCTGATGCGTCACATCGGCGCGGCCTGA